The genome window CAAGAGAGTATTACAGGAAGCTCGGCTATGAGGTCTTGCCGGGCTCCTTCTACATGTACAAACCGTTAGAGTAGTGGATTCCCTACCAGTATAGATTAGAGAATTGGAAATACTATGCCTCTACGAGTTCTCATTTCCCAGTGAAGAAGAGTGATTCTACCTGTACGGCTTTGAACTCCTCCGCCGATCCCTCTTTGACGATCCTACCGCTGACGAGGACTGCAACCCTCTCAGCTATCTCGAGAGCCTTTGCAACGTTCTGCTCTACAAGTAGCACTGCCACACTCCTGGTCTCCTTTATCTCCTTGACTTTAGACATCAGAGTGGAAGCCGCCTTCGGCGAAAGGCCCGCGGTAGGCTCATCCAGTAGAAGTGCACTGGGCTTCGTCATCAAGGCCCTTGCGACAGCCAGCATTTGTCTTTCACCCCCGCTAAGGGTTTTGGCCTTTTGGTGTCTACGCCTCTTTATCTCTGGGAAAAGTTCAAGCACGTCCTCAATATCCGCCCTGACAGAGGGGTCCCTGCCCCTGATAAAGGATCCAACTAGAAGGTTTTCCTCGACTGTAAGGTTGGGGAACACGTTGTCGAGCTGAGGAGAGTAGCTCAATCCCCTCTTCACTATCTCTGAGGGCTTCATCCCGGTTATCTTAGTACCGTTAAAGTAAACTTCTCCACGGTGTATGGCGGCTAAGCCGAAGACGCTGTTGAGAAGTGTCGTCTTGCCCGCACCATTAGGACCCAGTATGGCAGCTATTTCCCCTTTCCCTAGCTCGAAGCTGACTCCCTGGATAACCTTCATCTTACCGTAGCCCGAGTACAAGTCCACTATTCTAAGCACTCCCACCACCTATGTATGCTTCTATGACCTTCTCGTTTGATATTATCTCTTCAGGCTTACCCTCTGCTAGGAGCTTCCCGTTGTGCATGACGTAGACGTACTCCACGTACTGCATCAATATCTCTATCCTGTGCTCCACAATAAAGAATGTGTAGCCATCTCCCTGCAAGCCCTTCACAAGCCTGAAGAGCTCGTGCGCTGCCCCCGCCTCGACTCCCGCTGCTGGTTCATCAAGCAAAAAGAGCCGGGCATCCGTCATTAAACCCCTCATGGTCTCAAGCAGCTTTATATGTGCTCCGCTGAGCTCAGATACCTTTACGTGGGCGTATTCGAGTAGGCCGAAGCGTTTCAGCAAGGATAGAGCCTTGCGTGCTAGCCTTCTCTCCTCTTCGCCCCATACTTCAGGGTTAAGGGCTTTAAGCGGGTTTTCACCTTTCTGTTGCAGGGGCGTTACGAGCAGGTTTTCCAGCACTGTGAGTGACTTGAAGAGACGTGGGATCTGGAAGGTTCTAACTATGCCCTTCGCGAAGACGTCGTTAGGGTTTAAGCCGTCTATCCTTTCCGATGATCCGTTGTTATTAAACCATACCTCTCCTGCGTCGGGAACGTAGAAACCTGTGACTACGTTGAAGAGAGTTGTCTTTCCGCTTCCGTTTGGTCCTATGAGGCCTACGACTGCTCCTTGAGGCACGCTTAGCGAGACCTTGTCTAGCGCGATTATTCCCCCGAATCTCTTGGAGACGCTCTGAACCTCCAATATACTGCCCATTGACCTCACCCCTTGTTGAAGCTAGCCTGTTCTTCCCATGCTGGGGTCTCTACACGTCCTTCAGGTAGTAAGCCTTGGGGCTTGTATAGGAGGACAGCTACTATTAGGAAGCCTACCATGAAGCCCCTCACATAGTCGGGCGATATGATCGTCACGCCCAGCTGCGGTGTTATGAAGGAGAGTGCCCTGTCGAAGAAGGTAAAGATGGCTGAGCCAAGGAGGGCGCCTCGAAGGTTCCCCATACCCCCAAGTATTATCATAGCCCAGACGTTGAAGGTAACTGCAGGCACGAACATGTCGGGGTTAACGGAAGTCATATAGTATGCTAGGAGGGAGCCAGCTATACCGGTGAAGCCTGAGCCGATGAAGAGGACGGTCGCCTTTAGTCGAGGCACGTCTTTTCCGAGGCATAGTGCTGCGACCTCGTCGTCTCGAACGGCTCTCAGAGTCCTACCGAGGGGGGAGTTTACGAGCCTGTGCATAGTGACGTATGTGAGAGTTAAAACGCCTAAAACTAGGAGTAGGAAGAGGAGCTCCCTGGTTCTAGCATCGGGAACCCATGCGAAGGGGTTGGGGATGCTCATAAGCCCTCTGCTCCCACCGGCTGGGTCATAGTGTTGTAGGAAAATCCTGAAGAGCTCCCCCGTGCTTAGGAGCGTAAAACCTACGAAGGCAGGGCCAACCCTCACTATTGGATAGCTTAACATGTATCCTGTTATACCTGCTATCATGAAAGCCAGCATGAAGGACAACAATAGTAGCGTCATGTTTAGTAGGGGGTTCTTGTTAGCTAATTCACCAAGATATATTATTCCCTTAATGTCATAGGGAGGCGTCTTTGAAACGTCAATACCGTTTAGAATTAAAAACAAATACACTGTTAGCATGGCGGTGGTATAGGCTCCTAAGCCATAGAAGAAGACCTTGCCGAAGTTCGTGACACCACTTGTTCCCGACTCGAAGTTTAGAGTAATGGCTAGTATAGAGTATATCCCGAATATTGTTAGCCAACTTATCATAAAGCCTATCGGGTCTATCATTTTTCTTTCACCTTTTTACTCCTGAACCTGTAGGGCAGCCCTCCAGCTGCTCCTAGAGGCGGGGAAACTATCAGGATGGTTAAGAGGGTTAGGAAGGTGAGGAAAGGTCTGAAGCTTGTAGGAACGTTGAAGAGGGAGTTAAGGTACGCTATCCCTATGTTCTCGATGAAGGCTATTGCTACGGCACCAATGCCTGTCCTCAGTAGAGAAACCAGTCCTCCGATGAAGCTTACCGTGAAGACCTGGAGTATCATTGCGTCGCCTGAGGTCGGGGTCACTGTTCCTGAGAAGCTTGTCCAGAGCGCGCCGCCAAGCCCTGCGATACCCCCACAGATAAACCATGTTAGTAAAACAATGCTGTCTCGGGGAATCCCCGAGATCTCGGATAGAAGTGGGTTATCTGAGACAGCTCTAACCGCTTTTCCTAATATTGTCTTTTCGAGGAAGAGGTACAGGCCGAGTAGTATTGCCGATGTGTAGAGTAAGCCGGCTGTGAAAGTGGATGAAAGGCTAACACCGTTAACTACTAGCTCCGGCACATCCTTGTATGTTATTCTACCGTAGGATATAAAATTCATACCTATCATCGCATGTGCTATGTCTGCAATCATGTAGAGAACGTAGTTATACATGATCCAAAGACCCATAGAAGCAATCATTATAAGGTTCATTGAAGCTCCACGCTTCTCGAGCGGCTTAAACACAAACACGTGGTTTGCCACAGCAATTATGCCAGCGACTAGGAAAGCCGATATAGTAGCTATAAAAAGGCTAGAGTTGCCTAGAATCCCGTTGAGAAATACAGCGGTGTAGATCCCGTAGGTGATGAAGTTGGCGTGTGCAAAGTTAATGACACGTGTCGTCCTGTAGCTGAGCGTTAAGGGGATGGAGAAGAGAAGATAGAAGAAAGTATATAAAAGAAAATTAATTACGGAGAAAGGATAACCGGGTAGCATTACCAAAAAACACCTTTTTATGGGTACGGTTTCTCGAGGAACACTATCGATCCACGCTCGTATACACCTACATCCTTGAACTCGTAGCCAGTCGCTCCTTTCACAATTGCCCATACACCGTAGTCTTGGTAGGCTTTATCTCCCGCATCATCGAAGATAGTCCACCCGCTAACCCCGTAGTAGTTTTTGGCTACTTCTACGAGTGCATTTCTGATAGCATTGCCGTCGTTGCTTCCAGCTCTAAGGATGGCCCATCCAGCGAGTTTCACAGCATCATAGAGGTTGTCGCAGAACACGCTCGCCTCAACACCATACTTGCTTTTCAGTCTCTGCTTGAAATCCTCGTAGAGTGGATTCGCTATGAAGAGTGGCCTCGTACCCAGCAGTTTTGTCTTGGCCGCAAAGGCGCCTACCGCGGGAGCGGTAAGCTCCGATGCACCGTGGGGGCCTTCTGAGATGAACCATCTAATGCTTGAGAGAACCTGCGACTCGGCTGCATGGGAGAGAATGTTACCTCCATCGGTGTCGAAGGATATGAGCACGACAGCGTCAGCTTTCTCGGATTGAACCTTGTTAGCGAGACTCGCAACTTCAGCGGCGTAGTCGGAGAGGTCAGACTGGTACGGCATGTCGAGAGCAGTGCCTCCCATTTCGCTGAAGTACCTCTTGAAAAAGTCAGCAAAAGCATTACCGTACTCGTCGTTCCTATGGAAGACTATAACCTTCCTCGCGCCTTCCTGGTATGCGAGGGTTGCGAGCACCTTAGCTTGACCAGCATCACTGCCAACTGTCCTGAAGATGAAGTCATTGGGAATGGCTAAGGTTGGCGCGGTCGATGAGGGTGAAATGATTACTATTTGGTTGCTGTCGGCGAAGCTTTTCACAGCCTTGACTTGTGAGCTGGCCGCAGGACCAATAACTACTTTTATTCCCTGTTGAGCGAAAGTCTGAACGTTCTGCAGGGCCTTCTCAGGAGAAGTGCCATCATCCAGTATTACAGGCTTGAACTCAACGTTGAATCCATATGCTTGAACCTCTTGATTCAAGTCATCAATCGCCATGTAGGCTACTTTCTCCCATATTTTACCTATGGAGGAGAGCGAGCCCGTAAGGGGAAGCGTAAAACCTATCTGGATTACTTTTTTAGGCTGTTGCGCCGAAGATCCCCCTGCGCCTCCCGATAATGCGCTGGAGGCAGCGAAGCCTATGGCAACACCCACAAGGAGAGCAATGACTGCCACAGCAATTATCTTTACGTTCACTACCGAAGTCTTCGTAGCCGATGACTCACCCATGTTTCCACCCCTGAGGGGTTTAGGCATCCTCGTAGAAATAATTTATATTTTTTTCTACTCTATTCCTAAAAAGTTTTTAATTTAAACTTTATGAAAAATTAGAAAGAGTAGCTCTCTTCGATCTATTTGTCCCAGTCCAATGGAGCAAACCTTTACAGAATGGGAATCTCGATGTACAAGAAATACCCTGGTTTTTACTTAAAGACCGACTCGTAATCACGTTTTCCCGGAGATAAAAGTTAAAAAACAGAAGAAAAATAAAGAAAAATATTCATGAGACTAAGAATTCACTAATCCATAAAGCTGGTACCTCCGCATCAAAACCTTCATTCTTCCTATAGGTTCCGATTTAAGCCTTTTTTCGTGGATATTAGAGTCAAAGGAATGATGGAAACCAGGAAGCTCACCGTAACCGCCGGTAAAACCTCTAATTCTGCAAGATAGAAGAGTTGTGTGTAAGTGGAGAGATATGGTATATATGCTATTATGCTCACTTTTTCCGGTTCCCTTCCTGAAAACATTGCATAGACGAGGAGGGAGAGCAGTGAAACAATGAACCAACCGGCATAATTACTTAAGGGGACTCCGAACCAGGGGCCTTGTTGACTCCAAGACCACAATCCAAGCTTAACCATGACAGGATCCACAGCAAGGTCGAGGTTAACCATAAGAAGGCTTGCAACAAGTATTCGTTTCCACCGTTCTTTTACAAGCGTTGCGGAGGCGAGATAACAGGTGTATAGGTATATCCCCCATGCCAATATTATGGGAATGGGAACTCCTAGCACCCGTGCTGCTCTGAAAGCATTATAGGTGTAGGATCCAAAGGGAGCCCCGAGCCTTAGACCTATATATTCGGCTATAAAGCCTATTAGAGAGCCAGAAATGAGGATCAGCGGGGCTTTAACCCACTCTCTGGCAACTAGTACGCAAGACAAGCAGACAAAGATCAGTAATACGAGATCACCCAGTGTTCTTGATCCAAACACCGTAAGGAAGAATGAGAAAATGTATCCGAGTGACAGCACAAGAGAGCCTATTTGAATATTCCTAAGCATCTCCTGTTGATTCCCTCCCATGAATTTAAACTTGTAGCCTATCCTTTAGTTATTCGGTGATTTTTATTTGTATGCATCTCCTTATAATCTATTTATGAATATTGAGTATCTTCATATAAAATATTCAGCATTTTCTTTAAATTTGACAACAGATACCTTCTATTCCGTATCTAGATAAGATTCACCTCATGTAAGACGGCTGCACCCTCTAGCGGCAGAAAAGTTACAATCATCGGTTCTGATCCAGCTGTTCTCGCTGCGGCTGGAGCTCTCATCTATAAGGGGTATAGGGTGGATGTCCTCGACAGGCTTCTCGAGGACTATGACGCCGCCCTTATAGCTACTTGAAACTGGAAAGGCAGAAGGCTAAAAATCCCCGGAGGAGATAAGGAGAACGCATACGCTGCACTGACCTGGATAACGCAGTTCGTGATGAATGGGCTAGGCTTCATGAAAGTTCCGACTCCGCTGCTCACTGGTAGAGTAAGTATAGTGGGAGTAGGCCTTACAGCCGTGGACATCGCTGAGCTCGCGGTAAGGGAGTACGGAGCCTCCGTCATCATGCCTAAAGGAGACCTATGAGCGTGGCCCCGCAAAGCACATGCTAAGATACTTGAAAAGCCTTGGTATAGAGTTCAACAAGGACGGAACCGTCAAGGTTGAAGGAAACTTTATGACAACTATTCTCGGCGGATTAGCGCTGGAGACGTAACACGCGGCCCCTCAAATATTGGCCTAGCCATGCGCGGCGGAAGACTAGCAGCTGGAAAAACCCATGAATACCTGATAAGGAAAAGGATTATTAGAGGAGGGGCTTTTCCTTGTTAAAAAGCTATTTTTCGAGCAGTGTTAGACTCGGGCCTTATACGCGGTTACTGCGTGCATGCCCAATTCCCGGGCGCGTGTCTCCGCCCTTGGATGGATGGCGAAACCGAAAAGTATCCCTATAATCTCTACGCCCATCTTTGCTGAGAGAGGGGCAACAACCTTCCGGTAAAAAGCGTTGACGTCGTCCTCATAGATCCTCGACTTTACCTCTCCC of Thermofilum uzonense contains these proteins:
- a CDS encoding carotenoid biosynthesis protein; the protein is MLRNIQIGSLVLSLGYIFSFFLTVFGSRTLGDLVLLIFVCLSCVLVAREWVKAPLILISGSLIGFIAEYIGLRLGAPFGSYTYNAFRAARVLGVPIPIILAWGIYLYTCYLASATLVKERWKRILVASLLMVNLDLAVDPVMVKLGLWSWSQQGPWFGVPLSNYAGWFIVSLLSLLVYAMFSGREPEKVSIIAYIPYLSTYTQLFYLAELEVLPAVTVSFLVSIIPLTLISTKKGLNRNL
- a CDS encoding branched-chain amino acid ABC transporter permease, with the translated sequence MIDPIGFMISWLTIFGIYSILAITLNFESGTSGVTNFGKVFFYGLGAYTTAMLTVYLFLILNGIDVSKTPPYDIKGIIYLGELANKNPLLNMTLLLLSFMLAFMIAGITGYMLSYPIVRVGPAFVGFTLLSTGELFRIFLQHYDPAGGSRGLMSIPNPFAWVPDARTRELLFLLLVLGVLTLTYVTMHRLVNSPLGRTLRAVRDDEVAALCLGKDVPRLKATVLFIGSGFTGIAGSLLAYYMTSVNPDMFVPAVTFNVWAMIILGGMGNLRGALLGSAIFTFFDRALSFITPQLGVTIISPDYVRGFMVGFLIVAVLLYKPQGLLPEGRVETPAWEEQASFNKG
- a CDS encoding ABC transporter ATP-binding protein, producing the protein MGSILEVQSVSKRFGGIIALDKVSLSVPQGAVVGLIGPNGSGKTTLFNVVTGFYVPDAGEVWFNNNGSSERIDGLNPNDVFAKGIVRTFQIPRLFKSLTVLENLLVTPLQQKGENPLKALNPEVWGEEERRLARKALSLLKRFGLLEYAHVKVSELSGAHIKLLETMRGLMTDARLFLLDEPAAGVEAGAAHELFRLVKGLQGDGYTFFIVEHRIEILMQYVEYVYVMHNGKLLAEGKPEEIISNEKVIEAYIGGGSA
- a CDS encoding ABC transporter substrate-binding protein → MGESSATKTSVVNVKIIAVAVIALLVGVAIGFAASSALSGGAGGSSAQQPKKVIQIGFTLPLTGSLSSIGKIWEKVAYMAIDDLNQEVQAYGFNVEFKPVILDDGTSPEKALQNVQTFAQQGIKVVIGPAASSQVKAVKSFADSNQIVIISPSSTAPTLAIPNDFIFRTVGSDAGQAKVLATLAYQEGARKVIVFHRNDEYGNAFADFFKRYFSEMGGTALDMPYQSDLSDYAAEVASLANKVQSEKADAVVLISFDTDGGNILSHAAESQVLSSIRWFISEGPHGASELTAPAVGAFAAKTKLLGTRPLFIANPLYEDFKQRLKSKYGVEASVFCDNLYDAVKLAGWAILRAGSNDGNAIRNALVEVAKNYYGVSGWTIFDDAGDKAYQDYGVWAIVKGATGYEFKDVGVYERGSIVFLEKPYP
- a CDS encoding branched-chain amino acid ABC transporter permease: MLPGYPFSVINFLLYTFFYLLFSIPLTLSYRTTRVINFAHANFITYGIYTAVFLNGILGNSSLFIATISAFLVAGIIAVANHVFVFKPLEKRGASMNLIMIASMGLWIMYNYVLYMIADIAHAMIGMNFISYGRITYKDVPELVVNGVSLSSTFTAGLLYTSAILLGLYLFLEKTILGKAVRAVSDNPLLSEISGIPRDSIVLLTWFICGGIAGLGGALWTSFSGTVTPTSGDAMILQVFTVSFIGGLVSLLRTGIGAVAIAFIENIGIAYLNSLFNVPTSFRPFLTFLTLLTILIVSPPLGAAGGLPYRFRSKKVKEK